A single region of the Streptomyces caelestis genome encodes:
- a CDS encoding acyl-CoA thioesterase — protein sequence MSQALQDLLDLLDLEQIEEDIFRGRSRSAVVPRVFGGQVAAQALVAAGRTVPEDRPAHSLHAYFLRPGDPGAPIVYTVDRIRDGRSFTTRRVVAVQHGKPIFHLSASFQVYEDGLDHQERMPDAPDPATLPTGEDRLRGYGHLDPAVVEKFLEARAAVDLRYVDEPPYGKFGEPREPHSQVWFRTNGKLADDPPPDSVWGDPQLHVVLATYVSDMTLLDSVLLAHGRGGWAVGDVVGASLDHAMWFHRPFRADEWLLYDQESPSAYGGRGLGQARIYTQDGRLAVTVIQEGVVRVPREPGTS from the coding sequence ATGAGTCAGGCACTACAGGACCTCCTCGATCTGCTCGACCTGGAGCAGATCGAGGAGGACATCTTCCGTGGCCGGTCCCGGTCCGCCGTCGTCCCCCGGGTCTTCGGCGGACAGGTCGCGGCCCAGGCGCTCGTCGCCGCCGGGCGCACGGTCCCCGAGGACCGGCCCGCGCACTCGCTCCACGCGTACTTCCTGCGCCCCGGCGATCCCGGCGCGCCCATCGTCTACACCGTCGACCGGATCCGCGACGGCCGCTCCTTCACCACCCGCCGCGTGGTCGCCGTCCAGCACGGCAAGCCGATCTTCCACCTCTCGGCGTCCTTCCAGGTGTACGAGGACGGGCTGGACCACCAGGAGCGCATGCCGGACGCACCCGATCCCGCCACGCTGCCCACCGGCGAGGACCGGCTGCGCGGATACGGCCATCTCGACCCGGCGGTCGTGGAGAAGTTCCTGGAGGCCCGGGCCGCCGTCGATCTGCGCTACGTCGACGAGCCGCCGTACGGGAAGTTCGGCGAGCCGCGCGAGCCGCACTCCCAGGTCTGGTTCCGGACCAACGGCAAGCTCGCCGACGATCCTCCCCCAGACTCCGTCTGGGGGGACCCCCAGCTGCACGTCGTCCTCGCCACCTACGTCTCCGACATGACGCTGCTCGACTCCGTGCTGCTGGCGCACGGGCGGGGCGGCTGGGCCGTCGGGGACGTCGTCGGGGCCTCCCTCGACCACGCGATGTGGTTCCACCGGCCGTTCCGCGCCGACGAGTGGCTGCTCTACGACCAGGAGTCCCCGTCCGCGTACGGCGGCCGGGGACTGGGACAGGCCCGTATCTACACGCAGGACGGGCGGCTCGCCGTCACGGTGATCCAGGAGGGCGTGGTCCGGGTCCCGCGCGAGCCGGGCACTAGCTGA
- a CDS encoding phosphatase, producing the protein MPIPGTPSRAELVDHLVRTRIAGDVATPRENNLSHYRKLANADRHYWFGLELGDRWSDEQDVLAVMAERVGVNDDPEYRYGQDTIDPELTVAGLERLAGRLRKAADGQQRVLFATGHPGGLLDVHRATAAALRAAGCEIVVIPDGLTTEEGYVMQFADVAVLEHGATLWHTHSGEPMKAILTAMEREGRPLPDLVVADHGWAGYAGQHGVDSVGYADSNDPALFLAEAEGTVQVTVPLDDHVVSPRHYDPMTAYLLAEAGLS; encoded by the coding sequence ATGCCGATACCCGGGACACCCAGCCGCGCCGAACTCGTCGACCACCTCGTCAGGACGCGCATCGCGGGCGACGTCGCCACCCCCCGCGAGAACAACCTCTCCCACTACCGCAAGCTGGCGAACGCCGACCGGCACTACTGGTTCGGCCTGGAACTCGGCGACCGCTGGAGCGATGAGCAGGACGTCCTCGCGGTGATGGCGGAACGGGTCGGCGTGAACGACGATCCCGAGTACCGGTACGGCCAGGACACCATCGACCCGGAGCTGACCGTCGCCGGCCTGGAGCGGCTCGCCGGGCGGCTGCGCAAGGCGGCCGACGGGCAGCAGCGGGTCCTGTTCGCCACCGGCCACCCCGGCGGCCTGCTCGACGTACACCGCGCGACCGCGGCGGCCCTGCGCGCGGCCGGCTGCGAGATCGTCGTCATCCCGGACGGGCTGACGACGGAGGAGGGCTACGTCATGCAGTTCGCGGACGTGGCGGTGCTGGAGCACGGGGCCACCCTGTGGCACACCCACTCGGGCGAGCCGATGAAGGCCATCCTGACCGCCATGGAGCGCGAGGGCCGCCCGCTGCCCGACCTGGTCGTCGCCGACCACGGCTGGGCGGGCTACGCGGGGCAGCACGGCGTGGACTCCGTCGGCTACGCCGACTCCAACGACCCGGCCCTCTTCCTCGCCGAGGCCGAGGGCACCGTACAGGTGACGGTGCCCCTCGACGACCACGTGGTCAGCCCCCGCCACTACGACCCGATGACCGCGTACCTGCTGGCGGAGGCTGGCCTCAGCTAG
- the speB gene encoding agmatinase, which produces MSSNETPRGPVDSSRVPRYAGPATFARLPRLDEVGGRADVAVVGVPFDSGVSYRPGARFGGNAIREASRLLRPYNPAQDASPFALAQVADGGDIAVNPFHINEAVETVEAAADDLLGSGARLMTLGGDHTIALPLLRSVAKKHGPVALLHFDAHLDTWDTYFGAEYTHGTPFRRAVEEGILDTSALSHVGTRGPLYGKQDLTDDEKMGFGIVTSADVYRRGADEVADQLRQRIGDRPLYISIDIDCLDPAHAPGTGTPEAGGMTSRELLEILRGLASCNLVSADVVEVAPAYDHAEITSVAASHTAYELTTIMSRQIAAARKDSEAQ; this is translated from the coding sequence ATGAGCAGCAACGAGACTCCCCGCGGGCCCGTCGACTCCTCCCGCGTCCCGCGGTACGCCGGTCCCGCGACCTTCGCCCGGCTGCCCCGGCTCGACGAGGTCGGCGGCCGGGCCGATGTCGCCGTGGTGGGCGTGCCGTTCGACTCGGGTGTCTCCTACCGGCCGGGCGCCCGCTTCGGCGGCAACGCGATCCGCGAGGCGTCCCGGCTGCTGCGCCCGTACAACCCCGCGCAGGACGCCTCCCCGTTCGCCCTCGCCCAGGTCGCGGACGGCGGCGACATCGCCGTGAACCCGTTCCACATCAACGAGGCCGTCGAGACCGTCGAGGCGGCGGCGGACGACCTGCTCGGCTCGGGCGCCCGCCTGATGACCCTCGGTGGCGACCACACCATCGCGCTGCCGCTGCTGCGCTCGGTGGCGAAGAAGCACGGCCCGGTGGCCCTGCTGCACTTCGACGCCCACCTCGACACCTGGGACACGTACTTCGGCGCCGAGTACACGCACGGCACCCCGTTCCGCCGCGCGGTCGAGGAGGGCATCCTCGACACCTCCGCGCTGTCCCACGTGGGCACGCGCGGCCCGCTCTACGGCAAGCAGGACCTGACCGACGACGAGAAGATGGGCTTCGGCATCGTCACCTCGGCGGACGTCTACCGGCGCGGCGCCGACGAGGTCGCCGACCAGCTCCGCCAGCGCATCGGCGACCGGCCGCTGTACATCTCCATCGACATCGACTGCCTCGACCCGGCCCACGCGCCCGGCACGGGCACGCCCGAGGCCGGCGGCATGACCTCGCGCGAGCTGCTGGAGATCCTGCGCGGGCTGGCGTCCTGCAACCTGGTCTCCGCGGACGTCGTCGAGGTGGCCCCCGCGTACGATCACGCGGAGATCACGTCGGTGGCCGCGTCCCACACGGCGTACGAACTGACCACGATCATGTCGCGCCAGATCGCCGCGGCCCGGAAGGACTCGGAAGCGCAGTGA
- a CDS encoding thiamine pyrophosphate-binding protein, with product MTHDHDLVLRPTPAQTEAALNPPPGRTGGDLVVETLAGLGATTVFGLPGQHALGVFDALRRSDLRYIGLRVENNAGFAADAYGRITGEAAPLLLSTGPGALTSLAALQEAAAASAPVLAISSQVPTAGLGGGRHGYLHELPDQAASFRGVVKSVHTVRTQSQIPSAIEAAWKSALSAPHGPVWVEIPQDVLLARTAIPVVTGGDAFPEELPPRPELTAVAADLLSKAARPAIIAGGGVVRADASKKLRQLAETLQAPVVTTPGGKGAFPWTHPLSLQSWIEDRHTTDFLEEADVLLVVGSGLGELSSNYHTFKPRGRVIQIEADLGKLESNHPALGIHADARLALQALLETVSERQDPTAPERVRALLAKVTERLAAQELTLEQSVLASVRRALPAGSPSFWDMTILAYWAWSAFDAKGPNHMHSAQGAGGLGYAFPAALGAAVADPTRPVLAVSGDGGALYSIAELATARQYGLDVTWLIVDDGGYGILREYMTDAFGEAIATELTRPDYVALAESFGVPGVRTTPENLEQDLAKQLASPGPSVVLLPAVLRMYAPTHLD from the coding sequence GTGACTCACGACCACGACCTGGTGCTCCGCCCGACGCCCGCCCAGACGGAGGCCGCCCTGAACCCTCCTCCCGGCCGCACCGGCGGAGACCTGGTCGTGGAGACGCTGGCCGGGCTGGGCGCGACGACCGTGTTCGGACTGCCCGGCCAGCACGCCCTCGGCGTGTTCGACGCGCTGCGCCGCTCCGACCTCAGGTACATCGGCCTGCGGGTGGAGAACAACGCCGGGTTCGCGGCGGACGCCTACGGCAGGATCACGGGCGAGGCGGCGCCCCTGCTGCTGTCGACGGGGCCGGGAGCGCTCACCTCGCTGGCTGCCCTCCAGGAGGCGGCCGCGGCCAGCGCCCCCGTCCTGGCGATCAGCAGCCAGGTCCCGACGGCGGGGCTCGGTGGCGGCCGCCACGGTTATCTGCACGAACTGCCCGACCAGGCGGCCTCGTTCCGGGGCGTGGTGAAGTCGGTCCACACCGTCCGCACCCAGTCGCAGATCCCGTCCGCCATCGAGGCGGCCTGGAAGTCGGCGCTGAGCGCCCCGCACGGGCCGGTGTGGGTGGAGATCCCGCAGGACGTGCTGCTGGCGCGGACGGCGATCCCGGTGGTGACGGGCGGCGACGCCTTCCCCGAGGAGCTGCCGCCGCGCCCCGAACTGACCGCCGTGGCCGCCGACCTGCTGTCGAAGGCGGCCCGTCCGGCGATCATCGCGGGCGGCGGAGTCGTCCGGGCGGACGCGTCGAAGAAGCTGCGCCAGCTGGCCGAGACGCTTCAGGCACCCGTCGTCACGACGCCGGGTGGCAAGGGCGCGTTCCCCTGGACACACCCGCTGTCACTCCAGTCCTGGATCGAGGACCGCCACACGACGGACTTCCTGGAGGAGGCGGACGTACTCCTCGTCGTCGGCTCCGGACTCGGCGAGCTCTCCTCGAACTACCACACGTTCAAGCCGCGCGGCCGGGTCATCCAGATCGAGGCCGACCTCGGCAAGCTGGAGTCCAACCACCCGGCACTGGGCATCCACGCGGACGCCCGCCTCGCGTTGCAGGCGCTGCTGGAGACGGTCTCCGAGCGGCAGGACCCGACGGCGCCGGAGCGCGTCCGCGCGCTGCTCGCGAAGGTCACCGAACGTCTCGCCGCCCAGGAACTCACCCTGGAGCAGAGCGTGCTGGCGTCGGTCCGCAGGGCGCTCCCCGCCGGCTCCCCGTCCTTCTGGGACATGACGATCCTCGCGTACTGGGCTTGGTCGGCCTTCGACGCCAAGGGCCCCAACCACATGCACTCCGCACAGGGCGCGGGCGGCCTCGGCTACGCCTTTCCGGCGGCACTCGGCGCGGCGGTGGCCGACCCGACCCGGCCGGTCCTCGCCGTCTCCGGCGACGGCGGCGCCCTGTACTCGATCGCCGAGCTGGCGACGGCCCGCCAGTACGGCCTGGACGTCACCTGGCTGATCGTCGACGACGGCGGCTACGGCATCCTGCGCGAGTACATGACCGACGCGTTCGGCGAGGCGATCGCGACGGAACTGACCCGGCCGGACTACGTGGCGCTGGCGGAGTCCTTCGGCGTCCCCGGGGTCCGTACGACCCCGGAGAACCTGGAGCAGGACCTCGCGAAGCAACTCGCGTCGCCGGGGCCCTCGGTGGTCCTGCTCCCGGCCGTGCTGCGGATGTACGCGCCGACGCACCTGGACTGA